CACCAAATACCGGTATGggatatttgtataaaatacatgatattttctttgacatctcagaatctatcttctcacaaatcacacATTTTAGCTCTTCAAATGAGATTGTGAATGGAATAACAATATCTAACGGATTCTCGCAACTAAATTTTACTCCTTTAGATGTTTGTAATAAAATCTGACCAAAATAATATCCTTTTAACGAAATTCTATCATCCATTTCTCACACTATCATACATATGAACCTCACTATCAGATTTTTTAAGTTCATATAAATTAAGAGAGATACAGGAGTTgtgggaagaagaagaacacacaCATGTTTAAATCGGACCCACCGATTAGTATTGTctgaattaaataaaatattcagcAAACAATTCGGACCATTCGAGttcaatttcacaaaaaaaaattatacagcTCAAACGGTTCGATTAGCTCCggccaaattcaaatttttcctCCAACCAACTTGGACAGTTCGATTGGTGGTCAACTATTCTCAgaacaaaaaaattggatagTTCAATTTTTCCCTGTCATTGTTTAGAAAAGTCTATTCCACACTGGTGTCTAACACCTGTGTTCTCCATAACCAAGCACAACTCACACACTGAGGGCATATCGAAAAAAATGACCCACAATTTGTTATAGAGTGTAATTTTTGATGTATTAATagtgttaaattttttattatattttattcttttctagAGAAATCATTAAATCAACACGTGTTCGTGTATATAAAACATAGGATTTAAACATGTTCATTGAAGTGATCTCTATCTTAGAAATTTAACAGGATTCAATTCTctgaactatatatatataaaacataatTTTCAAGCTCTCGGATGTACAAAGCTATATAAGCAAAAACAATTGGAGGAATAGGTTAGTTACCCACTTTAACCCTGATCACCATGATTGCTTGGGAGAGAAAGAAGTGTTTCGGTGTACACACTAGCAGTTGAATAAAACCTGGATCTTCCATGAGGATTATTAGGAGGTTCTAGTAACTCCCCTCCTCTGTCACTATATTTTACAAAtcctacaccatcataaactcCAACAACTTCACCATCTCTGCATAGGAACATAAACATGGGTGAAATGAAGTCAGAAGGGATATTGAGAAGTGACACAGTAATCAAATTAACCCAAGACGATTTTACTCCATATTCTTTCATCACACGAATATTTAATTGATCCGGTGCGTTCATCTCAATTAGGCCAAGCCATCCTCCAAACACCCCCAAGTCAGAATATTCATGGATGAAATCATCCGGCAAAGGTACTTCATGCAAACGCAAACCGTTCTTGTTTTCATTCAAATCAAAAGCGATTATTGCTCCTTGATTTGCTCTTTCACCGTCCTTGCACCAAGCCAACCAATGAATATAACCATTCAAGAACGATCCTACTCTTGGAGTATCGACATCATCGTTCCTTAGATTTGTATATGTGCAATTGAGGCCATGGACATCAACTATTTTCCATGAATTGGATTTGACTGAAAAGATTTCAAAGATGATGACCTCGTCATCAAGATAAGCTTCCCAATTCTTGTATGATACCTGAACAATAATATAATCGTCTGTTGAAACATCATAGCCAAAACCACAAAGGAATGCAAACTTGTTGTCCCATGTGGGAGGTTGTGGTACTCTTTTGCATGAACCTGTTGATGGGTTCCAAATGATGAGATCATTCAAAAGAATATTGTCATTGAGAGCTACAAGTAGAAAGCCTCTACATGAACCCACCATCCTCATCCAAT
This sequence is a window from Arachis duranensis cultivar V14167 chromosome 2, aradu.V14167.gnm2.J7QH, whole genome shotgun sequence. Protein-coding genes within it:
- the LOC107475070 gene encoding putative F-box protein At3g16210, whose protein sequence is MKVGWKGLHIPVSTVGVDVVVGMDMPVDMVGMGMVRMHTTVKPVVVLAEVVHIVEVVVLAEVVVLVDVVTLVDLLSLAQQARISTVKTEMKELPQEVMVEIFLRLPVKSLLRFKCVCKHWLSLISDPNFAKHHFQRSSLNLTHKILYTLHFVAWSWDFNAPFLDHSALSRIHLPLAFVPANINWMRMVGSCRGFLLVALNDNILLNDLIIWNPSTGSCKRVPQPPTWDNKFAFLCGFGYDVSTDDYIIVQVSYKNWEAYLDDEVIIFEIFSVKSNSWKIVDVHGLNCTYTNLRNDDVDTPRVGSFLNGYIHWLAWCKDGERANQGAIIAFDLNENKNGLRLHEVPLPDDFIHEYSDLGVFGGWLGLIEMNAPDQLNIRVMKEYGVKSSWVNLITVSLLNIPSDFISPMFMFLCRDGEVVGVYDGVGFVKYSDRGGELLEPPNNPHGRSRFYSTASVYTETLLSLPSNHGDQG